TAACCCCAAAAAATCTTGTTTTTTTAATAACGCAACAATTTCTTTTTCCATCTTTTTATCACCTTCTTAACCTATTATACGATGAAGGTTTACATTTTCTATCATGAAAAAGCAAAAAGAATGCGTATCTTTACTTTGAAGGGGGAAAAATCATGGATTATCGTAAGTTGTTACAGAAATATAAGCAATATGTCATTGGGAGTATTCTTCTAATAGTGATTATTTGTAGTATTATCACATTTTTGCGGATTAGCTCTACTTCTGATGAGTTGCCAGAAGAAGAATTAGTGATGACTTCTGTCAGTTCATCTCAGTTATTGGAAACTAATTCTCAATCTAAGCAGATATACGTGGATATAAAGGGTGCTGTTGAAAATCCGGGAATGTATGAAGGAACTGCGAATATGCGTGTCTGGGACGCTGTAATGCTCGCTGGAGGGGTGAATGAGGAGGCCGACACAAAACAAGTCAATTTTTCTGAACGAATTGCAGATCAGATGGTGATCTATGTACCAAAGCATGGGGAAGAATTTCAAAAAACTGAACAAAATAATGGCACACAAACTAGTCAAAATAAAGAAACAAATAAAATCAATCTCAATCAAGCAAGTGAAACTGAATTGCAAGCCTTACCTGGAGTTGGTCAGAAAAAAGCGCAAGAAATCATTCGTTATCGGGAAGAAAATGGGGGTTTTAAAACCATAGAGGATTTAAAAAATATTTCGGGCTTTGGCGAAAAAACATTTGATAAATTAAAAGAGTCCATTACATCCTAAAAATTTCGATAAAACGAAAAAATAATAACTATTTTGAAAATATCTGCAGCAGGTTCTTGACGAGACTTTTCCTATAACTTACTATTTGAATAAACTACTAATAATTTAAAAATCAGCAAAAATAAATAATAACAGAGAAGGAGTATCATATGACACTAGAAAGAATTCCTTGGGATCAATATTTTATGGCACAAAGTGTGCTTTTATCGTTGAGAAGTACCTGTACACGGTTAGAGGTAGGAGCAACCGTAGTCAGGGATAAACGTATCATCGCTGGAGGTTATAATGGATCAGTAAGTGGAGATGTACATTGTATCGATGACGGTTGTTACGTGGTCGACGGGCACTGTGTTCGAACGATCCATGCAGAAATGAATGCCATCTTGCAGTGTGCAAAATTTGGTATTCCTACAGAAGGCGCAGAGATTTACGTAACTCATTTTCCTTGTTTGCAATGCACGAAGATGATCTTACAAGCAGGAATCAAAAAAATCCACTATTTGAAAGATTATCGAAATGACGAATACGCAATGGCTCTGATCCAACAAGTGGGCGCAACTGTAGATCAAGTTACACTATCAAAGAAATATTTTGCTGAACTACAATTAGGAGAAGAAGAGATTGCTTCAGTGGAAGAAGCACCTCAAACAGATTAATAATTACTGGATTTTTCCAGTATTAGTAACAATAGGAACAGTTTTTTTAGTGATAGAGCCAAGCTTGTTGACAGGTGTAGTTTGGTTTTATTTCATTAGTCGAGTTCTTTTCACAGGAAACAAGACGATTATCGGCGTCAGTTTTTTGTGTGTTCTTGGTATGATGATTTCTTGTTGGCTGACTCTAAGTAAAGAGAAACAAGCGAAATTTTCTGAAACAAATGAAGTGACAGGTCATTTATTGGTATTGCCAGATAAATATAAAGTCGATGGTGATCAACTTCAATTGGAAGGGAGTTTTTTTTCAGCTGGAAAAAAGATGTGCAAACTGATAGCCTTTTATCGGTTTGATTCTCAA
This sequence is a window from Enterococcus sp. 7F3_DIV0205. Protein-coding genes within it:
- a CDS encoding ComE operon protein 2 yields the protein MTLERIPWDQYFMAQSVLLSLRSTCTRLEVGATVVRDKRIIAGGYNGSVSGDVHCIDDGCYVVDGHCVRTIHAEMNAILQCAKFGIPTEGAEIYVTHFPCLQCTKMILQAGIKKIHYLKDYRNDEYAMALIQQVGATVDQVTLSKKYFAELQLGEEEIASVEEAPQTD
- a CDS encoding helix-hairpin-helix domain-containing protein, with protein sequence MDYRKLLQKYKQYVIGSILLIVIICSIITFLRISSTSDELPEEELVMTSVSSSQLLETNSQSKQIYVDIKGAVENPGMYEGTANMRVWDAVMLAGGVNEEADTKQVNFSERIADQMVIYVPKHGEEFQKTEQNNGTQTSQNKETNKINLNQASETELQALPGVGQKKAQEIIRYREENGGFKTIEDLKNISGFGEKTFDKLKESITS